One window of the Montipora foliosa isolate CH-2021 chromosome 4, ASM3666993v2, whole genome shotgun sequence genome contains the following:
- the LOC137999750 gene encoding protein Wnt-2-like encodes MSSQAFCLFIFALLLLPIFTSSHWWFMSQLYMYSTQFMCDVANLPGHQQQLCQQNPDVVVSVGKGAQLAVQECQNQMENEMWNCSTDSKDASVFGKVTRKATRESAFVYAISSAGVVHEVTRACRRGELRHCYECDTSPGFVNNNDSYQWNGCGDHLAYGTKFAKLFVDSLEKGRDARAKINLHNNRLGRRAVKNQTVHFCVCHGPSASCVYITCYENLAHFSKVGSYLLEKYRNVAKVTVHQKDNELILSNVKLALKPSCDDLVFSEKSPDYCEPNSVARSMGTSGRFCSRTISGPGRCKILCCGRGYNTVQVRLEYKCRCKAQWCCRIQCDWCREVVNKYVCR; translated from the exons ATGTCTAGTCAGGCGTTTTGTCTTTTTATATTTGCCTTGCTCCTGCTTCCAATCTTTACTTCTTCTCACTGGTG GTTCATGTCACAATTATACATGTATAGCACTCAGTTCATGTGCGACGTAGCTAACTTGCCTGGGCATCAGCAGCAACTTTGTCAACAAAATCCCGACGTTGTAGTTAGTGTTGGAAAGGGTGCTCAACTCGCAGTTCAAGAATGCCAAAACCAGATGGAAAATGAGATGTGGAACTGTTCTACCGATTCTAAAGATGCCAGCGTGTTTGGTAAAGTTACGCGAAAAG CTACACGAGAGAGTGCGTTTGTCTATGCTATTTCTTCAGCAGGGGTGGTGCATGAAGTTACCCGAGCTTGTCGTCGGGGAGAGCTTAGACATTGCTATGAGTGTGATACGAGTCCTGGTTTTGTTAACAATAACGATAGCTATCAGTGGAATGGATGTGGCGACCACCTTGCTTATGGtacaaaatttgcaaaattatttGTGGACTCTCTGGAAAAGGGAAGAGACGCTAGGGCAAAAATTAATCTACATAACAACCGACTTGGACGAAGA GCTGTGAAGAATCAGACCGTTCATTTTTGCGTATGTCATGGCCCATCTGCTTCTTGCGTATACATAACTTGTTACGAGAACTTGGCCCACTTTAGCAAGGTTGGATCTTATCTCTTGGAAAAGTACCGCAATGTGGCCAAAGTTACTGTTCATCAGAAAGACAACGAACTTATCTTATCCAACGTAAAACTAGCACTCAAGCCGTCATGTGACGATCTCGTATTCTCCGAGAAATCCCCAGACTATTGCGAACCAAACTCCGTCGCGAGATCGATGGGTACTTCGGGACGATTTTGTAGCAGGACCATATCGGGACCAGGGAGGTGCAAGATCTTATGTTGCGGGCGCGGGTACAACACCGTACAAGTTCGTTTGGAATACAAATGCCGATGCAAAGCTCAGTGGTGCTGCAGAATCCAATGTGACTGGTGTAGAGAGGTTGTTAACAAGTATGTGTGTCGGTGA